In the genome of Mercurialis annua linkage group LG8, ddMerAnnu1.2, whole genome shotgun sequence, the window AAACAAGTAGCTAGCCTCTACCTCTGGCCCCGCTCTCTCGATATACCTGTCCTTGACTCATCAAGGTGAGTTCACATTAGATGATGGATGGTGATTTGCTTCATTatgttcttaatttttttagaataatttatgatttgtattttcttcttttatgtTTCTTGGGTATCTTCGATTTTCTTTAAAGTCGTTAAGTTGATTTTTAAGTTGGAAAGACTTGAGTCTTTGGAAAATGGCGGGTTATATCAATTATAGTAGCAGAGTCACCTGGCTAATAGAATTGGTTCATTTACTGTTCCTGGAATACTAGGATTATAATTTGTTCTGAAATTGTTTTGTTCCTGAAGTGTCTTTTTAAACGGAAATTTCAGAAAGGAAATGGTAATCGTCACGCAGATTCTCAAATTACTTATACAATccatttttaaatgattttttctgAAATAGTTTTGTTCTTGTAAATGAAATTCGCCTTTTTCAATGAAAGTTTCTGGAAAGAAATGGATATCATTATGCCGATTCTTAAATCACTTCTATTATCCATTTTCTAATGATTTTTTCCGTTGAAATAGGCGAACTCCTGATGAATGTAATGTCAAATCCTTTCTTATGCATTCATGTAGAAAGACTTGACTACGTGACACAATTTTATCATGTCATATTTTCTGTTTTCTTTTCAGTGTGGCTATAAAGAAACCTGTGGGAATACTGCATGCAAAGGTCGTGAGGGCAATGAAACTCTTGAAGGCAGATCTTTTGGGAACATCTGATCCATATGTTAAACTAAGCTTGACTGGAGAGAAGCTGCCAGCAAAGAAAACCACAATCAAAAAGAAGAATTTAAATCCCGAGTGGAACGAGAACTTCAAGATTATTGTCAAGGATCCGCAGTCTCAAGTTCTGCACCTCGAAGTTTTTGATTGGGATAAGGTTGTTCCCCTTTACATTGAAAATGTTAATCAAtctgtttttaaattttctatatgtttttaaattttctatatgTTAATCAGCATCTAACATGTCAGTGTCTAAAATATTCTGTTTCGAAAATTGATTCCATATGGATTATActtttttatagaattatatGAAACTTTTACAGCGTAACGTGCCATGAGAATTtgaactttttgatttgttttgaaggTTGGCGGACATGACAGATTAGGAATGCAAATGGTTCCTCTAAAAGTGTTAACACCCTATGAAACGAAGAAATTGACTCTCGATTTGCTGAAACACACAGATCTGTCCGATCCTCAAGATAAGAAACGAAGAGGGCAAATTATGGTTGAACTTAATTTTGTGCCATTTAAACAAGACAGTGCCAAGTTCATCTACCCAGTGGATGGTGGGAGCGAGAAGTCCTCCGATGAGCAGTTAAGCGGAGCGGGTTTACTTTCAGTTATTGTTCAAGGAGCTGAGGATGTCGAAGGCGAGCATCACAATAATCCTTTTGCTTTTGTCCATTTCAGAggagagaagaagaaaactaaggtgaataattatttttcttttttctttactAAATGCTGGCATTTTACTTCAAATCGAGTTCAAATGCATATGCATCGGAATATGTTCGAAAACTGATCTACGTACTTATCTTATACCACCCGATTtgttcatcaattttttttatctttattcaGATGATTAGAAAAACTCGCGACCCGCGTTGGAATGAGGAATTCCAGTTTACACTTGATCAGCCTCCCTTACATGATAAGATTCGTATTGATGTTGTGAGCAAACGGACACGCTTCAGTTTTCGATCTAAGGTATACTGCAAACTTTATCATTATTTCCACATGTAATATGTTATAATTGTCTTGATTGATCATCTTTTGAAATGTAGGAATCTCTGGGGCATGTCGAAATTAACCTTAACGATGTTGTGCATAATGGACGCATCAATGAGAAATACCATCTAATCGATTCGAAGCACGGAGTGATACACGTTGAGATTCGGTGGGATACAGTTTGAAAATAGATACAAGTAACATTCTACTTTCTGATTTTAAAGTTGCTAAAAAGAATATACAACAGAACATACTTTCATTGTTTCGAAAGCTACAGTTACTGGGTTATACAAATGTTGTTcataattcttttttttctttatacgAATAGAAGCGTGATTTACGGGTAAAACATCTCTACATTGCGGATCGATCGATGTGCACAACTCGACTCGGATTCTTATCAATTTACGTAACAATCAATCAAAGACTTCCCCTGAGAAAACTTACACTATTATTGCTTACACAATTTCTAACCTGTATTTTCAGTAAAAGTGCAcaacaaataaaattgaataaatagaccggatctccaagaaaaatgtcatgatttatttcaaaaatcaatatgtataaatattttcaaatttcagTCATGATATATTTAAACTAATATATTTCAGTCAGACGAGCAAATTGAACCCAGACGAAATTTTTTTTCGGgttttaattagtgttaattgGTTGCGCGGAAAAAATGGTTACCGGAAAATATGGTGGCTTGAAAAAAAGGGTGGTCGGAAAATAGTGGTTgggttaaattatttttcattttttaattttttagttaattccTTACAAAAAAAGTCCtctatatttttagttaatattaatttaatatatatacagttttaaaattaaaaggatttttttttttaattattatgtgttaaaattaaaaatgagaaaatattttaaactgttttaaacctttttactATCAAATGccactttaataaaaaaaaccactATTACCGGAAAGTGTGCCTCACTCTCTAGGGGTGAGAGTGGAGAGTGGTTTTTTTGACCTAATTTATAAACATTCATGGTAAAATGGTCATGTTTTTCagcttttgaacttttttaatattttgatgcAAGTTGAGGGGTAAAATGATCCCTTTCATCAATAAACATAATAGTaatgacaatttttttagttttgtttttggtattaaaaagtgatttttttaatttttaaaatttatccaaaCCTTTAAGAACTTGTAAATTTGTCagaaattttgttaatttatttatatctgtTCAAGTTttcaatattaatttaatagtaCCTACGTGGCAATTAAATGTGTACATTtttctaaaaagaaaataagtaaAAGTTGTCGATTAAAATGATAGGTGGttttggataaaaaaaatattaaatcaatgttgaaaaataaaatatttttagccCTTGCCAACACCATTAACCAATTGATCAGCATGTAGTGGTTCAGAAACCTTGTCATCCTCTGCTTTAGCAGCCTTGTTATCCTCTAATGTAATGCTGTTTTGTTCACAATTGTTTCTGATTGTGAGTTCAGAATTTGTATCACTTCCTCGGCAGCTGAACTAGAAATAAGCTCCTCGGATTCACCTTGATGAATAGAATCCGATAGAACTAGCGCTTTCTTTGCATCTCCATTGCTATCATCTTCGGTTTTTACACACTGAATGTCTTCAAATTTCTTCCGCCCATTCTTAGTAACATCTTCAACCTCGGCCCTCCAAAGGGCATGCAACCCCTCAATTGTGGCATCCAGATTTTCAAAAACTTTCTTATCCTCCTTTCCATTACCAATCTCTGACGGATTCTTAGCAAAACCTCGAAGCTTGCACTTCTTTACACTACAGAGAAACTCAAGTGTGGCTGCCATAAATATATCTGTTGGCAAAACCCCCTCTTCATAATCAAAGAAATGATCCATCATATAGATAACATATAGAAACGGATCATCCTGATCTTCTGCATCAAAACCTTCACCCTTGCCCTTTTGCAGCTCACGCAAAATCTCAATTGCGGCGATCAGATATTCAGTATTTGGCACATCCTCCTTCAAGTCATTCATTCCATGACCAGATATAGTCTCCCTAGTCTGTTCAGCTTTAAGAACAAGAAGCAAAATCTTAATTGCGGCTTCCAGACGTTCAGTACTTAGCATATCCTCGTCCATTCCATCACAAGACATATTATCCCTAGTAGAGTCGGCTTCAAGAACAGGTGTTTCCAGTTTTAGCTCATGCAAAATCTCAATTGTGGCgatgagatatttttttttctttagcaTTCCATTAAATCCAGCATCAAGAACATCACACAAAGTGTCAACTGCGAGTTGCAGAGTCTCGGAGGTGAATTGAGCTTGATGCCCAGAATTGAGCTCGACTGCATCCTTCAAAATCTCAATTCCTTCATCACCATCAACCTCCTTTTGTCCATTCAATTCCTTGCCAGTTCCTCCCTCATCCACCAAACTGTTCACCTCTTCTTCGGCAACTACTCCACCCACCTCCTCAGCACCAACAGTAGGAATAGCAATATCAAAATTGTCCAATTCATTAACCAAATTCACATGCAGTTTTGAAACTGAATCATGAATATTAGCCCCCTGTATCTGCAGTTTCTCTTGTGAATCAATCGCCTCGTCTTCAACATCTTTCAATCTCTCAACAATATCATCTACCTTATTCATATTATCCCCGACTACCCGATTTTCAACAGCCGTTTTCTCTCCCAATTCTGGCCTACCAATCCTCTCAACCCCATTTTCCGTTTCCATAAATCCAAAACCCTAAATTAAGAAACAACAAAAACAGCTATTCGATTCAAATCATCAACAGATACAAAAATCAATCATATAACCAATCAAAACCATTTAACAAAACGCAGAAACCCTAATTCAGACCTAAAAAAAAGGATCTTAATTATCAAATTCAATCCATTTAACAAAACGAAAACAACAATcgattaaaacaaatattaaaaaaacggGTACCTGGGATTTTGATGATTCAGCTTTAGAGAGAGAGAAGCAACGATCGTCAGTTTTAAATTTGGTCAGTTCTATATGTACTGGCTAATCCGAAAGAGCCGTAAGCCAGTTGCTAAATCGAAGGGGATAACCGTATTAATCTCTTactagttttttaaaattataaatatatctaaatTTAGCTAATTCTGTTAAAAAtctatctaaatttttaaaatttatttaattgtgccTATATCACAAttaaattgtataattttttcaaaatttataaagagGAAGAGTTGTTGATAGATACAAGTAACATTCTATTTTCTGATTATAAAGTTGAACATACTTCCATTGTTTCGAAAGTTATAGCTACTGGGCTATACAAATGTTGTTCacaattctttttttctttatacGAATAGAAGCGTGATTTACGGGTAAAACATCTCTACATTGCGGATCGATCAATGTGAACAACTCGACCTGGATATACTTTCCTCCCAAAAGCGCTCCCCACTtcccaaattatatatataaaaaaaaaaacaaatcgacCCGGATTCTTATCAATTTACGTAACAATCAATCAAAGACTTCCCCTGAGAAAACTTATACTATTATTGCTTACGCAATTTCTTACTACCTGTATTTTCAGTAAAAGTGCAcagcaaataaaatttaataaatacacCGGATCTCCAATAAAAATGTcatgatttatttcaaaaatcaatatgtataaatattttcaaatttcagTCATGATATATTTAAACTAATATATTTCAGTCAGACGAGCAGATTGAACCCAAACGaaatttttttttcgggttttaattagtgttaattgGTTGCGCTGAAAAAATGGTTACCGGAAAATATGGTGGCTTGAAGGGTCGGAAAATAGTGGTTgggttaaattatttttcattttttagttaATTCCTTACGAAAAAAgtcctttatatttttagttaatattaatttgatatatatatgtatatctatatatatatatatgtatatatagttttaaaattaaaagaatttaatttttttttattattatgtgttgaaataaaaaaataaaaaaatattttaaactattttaaacctttttactGTCAAATGccactttgataaaaaaaaaccacTATTACCGTAAAGTGTGCCTCACTCTCTAGGGGTAAGAGGGGAGAGTGGTTTTTTTGACCTAATTTAtataaaggcctaattacttaaaaaccacccacattataactttttttcattttaccaTGATCTaagaaaaatttcaattataccATATTTTActctaatgagttgaattgacctattttcttttggaaaaaagtttatattagtccttcatttttaacctatattctaataaaacgttaatgttaatcttttatgtatcttgtttttaatattttcatttttaaattacttaaattatcaaaattttcacttttggggtataaatgaaacataaaaatcgaaaatatggtacaattgaaaattttcctaagtcatggtataaatgaaaaaaagttataagatgagtgatttttaagtaattaggccttgtAAAAATTCATGGTAAAATGGTCATATTTTTCAGCTTTTGAACTTTTCTAATATTTTGATGCAAGTTAAGGGGTAAATAGTAatagcaatttttttattttgtttatggtATTAAAAagtgacttttttttatttttaaaatttatccaaGCTTTAAGAACATGTAAATTTTTCagaaattttgttaattttttttaatttattcaagtTTCATAATCAATTTAATAGTACCTACGTGGCAATTAAATGTGTACATTtttctaaaaagaaaataagtaaAAGTGGTTgtggataaaaaaatattaaatcaatgttgaaaaataaaatatttttagccCTTGCCAACACCATTAACCAATTGATCAGCATGTAGTGGTTCAGAAGCCTTGTCATCCTCTGCTTTAGCAATCTTGTCATCCTCTGCTTTA includes:
- the LOC126661391 gene encoding synaptotagmin-3 isoform X1; this translates as MGLLSSLLGFLGFGFGLPIGLVLGFFFFIYSRPHHHHRDHVKDPVIRPLHEMDMSSLEEILSEIPLWVKCPDYERVDWLNKFLLDMWPYLDKAICATIRSTTEPIFAEYIGKYKIQAIEFEHLSLGTLPPIIHGIKVYQTNEKDLLMEPAIKWAGNPNIILMLKIMSIPIRVQLVDLQVFAAPRVALKPLVPTFPCFANLVVSLMERPHVDFGLKILGGDVMSIPGLYRLVQEIIKKQVASLYLWPRSLDIPVLDSSSVAIKKPVGILHAKVVRAMKLLKADLLGTSDPYVKLSLTGEKLPAKKTTIKKKNLNPEWNENFKIIVKDPQSQVLHLEVFDWDKVGGHDRLGMQMVPLKVLTPYETKKLTLDLLKHTDLSDPQDKKRRGQIMVELNFVPFKQDSAKFIYPVDGGSEKSSDEQLSGAGLLSVIVQGAEDVEGEHHNNPFAFVHFRGEKKKTKMIRKTRDPRWNEEFQFTLDQPPLHDKIRIDVVSKRTRFSFRSKESLGHVEINLNDVVHNGRINEKYHLIDSKHGVIHVEIRWDTV
- the LOC126661391 gene encoding synaptotagmin-3 isoform X2 — its product is MDMSSLEEILSEIPLWVKCPDYERVDWLNKFLLDMWPYLDKAICATIRSTTEPIFAEYIGKYKIQAIEFEHLSLGTLPPIIHGIKVYQTNEKDLLMEPAIKWAGNPNIILMLKIMSIPIRVQLVDLQVFAAPRVALKPLVPTFPCFANLVVSLMERPHVDFGLKILGGDVMSIPGLYRLVQEIIKKQVASLYLWPRSLDIPVLDSSSVAIKKPVGILHAKVVRAMKLLKADLLGTSDPYVKLSLTGEKLPAKKTTIKKKNLNPEWNENFKIIVKDPQSQVLHLEVFDWDKVGGHDRLGMQMVPLKVLTPYETKKLTLDLLKHTDLSDPQDKKRRGQIMVELNFVPFKQDSAKFIYPVDGGSEKSSDEQLSGAGLLSVIVQGAEDVEGEHHNNPFAFVHFRGEKKKTKMIRKTRDPRWNEEFQFTLDQPPLHDKIRIDVVSKRTRFSFRSKESLGHVEINLNDVVHNGRINEKYHLIDSKHGVIHVEIRWDTV
- the LOC126660180 gene encoding uncharacterized protein LOC126660180 — encoded protein: METENGVERIGRPELGEKTAVENRVVGDNMNKVDDIVERLKDVEDEAIDSQEKLQIQGANIHDSVSKLHVNLVNELDNFDIAIPTVGAEEVGGVVAEEEVNSLVDEGGTGKELNGQKEVDGDEGIEILKDAVELNSGHQAQFTSETLQLAVDTLCDVLDAGFNGMLKKKKYLIATIEILHELKLETPVLEADSTRDNMSCDGMDEDMLSTERLEAAIKILLLVLKAEQTRETISGHGMNDLKEDVPNTEYLIAAIEILRELQKGKGEGFDAEDQDDPFLYVIYMMDHFFDYEEGVLPTDIFMAATLEFLCSVKKCKLRGFAKNPSEIGNGKEDKKVFENLDATIEGLHALWRAEVEDVTKNGRKKFEDIQCVKTEDDSNGDAKKALVLSDSIHQGESEELISSSAAEEVIQILNSQSETIVNKTALH